The nucleotide window TCCTATACTCGCCTGAGTGTCACGTGCCAACTGCCTCTGGTCCTCCAAGACTTTGACCAGGATCTTGAGCTTCAGAGCATCCAGGGTCTGCAGCTTCACTTGCAAGTCTTCCTGCTGAAAGACAAGGCCAGCAGCACCACCCAGAACTGCAACAGGAACCGACTGACCTATGCTGGGAACTGTGCCTCCACCTGCAGAGGTGAGGACAGTGTGCACCACACAGGTGCAGCCTCAGGGCACGAACGCTGCACCTCCCTCTGCTCAACAGCGTAGTGACTAGGGACTCACATCAGCCTGCACCACCATCAGCTTCTCAGCATCCCCTTCATGTGCCTTCCCACTATCTCTTTGATCTGAGGCTCTTGAGCTCCCCACTCagcaccaccacctcctgctcctTGTCCACCTTCCACTGGAAGCTTCCTCACAGGCATTCCTGTGCTGACCTGTGccaagagaaaggcaaaaaaaaattgtgctgaCAATCCCAGCTCCTCCCTGCAAACTAGAGGAGGACGTTCATTCCCGATCGCCTATGCTCAGCCCTTTCTCCAGCCCCAAACggttttaatttctgtcacaAGGACTTCTGCTGCATCCTGGGAGAAAGCATCCCCTTCTCATCCGTCAGCTGAAGGGCCCCATTCCCCATGGGAATGCAAAATGACAACGGTGAAGGTCACTTGCTGAAATTGTGCTTTGAGCTCTGCTGCCAGTCAGGGCACTTTCTTGCCGACAGAcccacatctccatccctcctttcccctcaaGACCCTACGTCTCAGCCTCTCCTTCGTCCCAAGCAAACCAGTCCTGGGAACCCCTCTTAAGCCTCACTGTGGGAATTTCACCCCGCTACCTGCCAGCCCCCAagagggcagcagctctgcccagaaCCGACAGTGTCACCTCTGACACTCTGAGTTCAGTGCCAGCACATGTGCCTCCATCTCTTGGCAGGAGAAGGGCAAGAGGAGAGACCTCCGACACGGGCAGCAAGGATGTCTTGCCTGGCTACCGCCACATACTTATTACTTTACGTGAGAAGTTTTTGCGATCTCCCCGACACACTCATCTAAATCCCTCTGCACCTGGGCTCACAGGGCATCCAGGTCGCTTTGCACGGTGAGGAACAGCAGGGAACATCAGAGTCTGGCCCCCCACGCCCCTCACCTGGAGGTGGCTGGTCATGACAGTGCAGATCCTCCTTCAGCCCTGCGTCCTGGTGGCTCAccagcccctccagcagctcccactcTGACCTTGACCTCCACCACCTCGATGCTCTTCTCCAGCACCTGCAAAAGAACCAAGGAGCTGGTCCTCACCCCCACAGCACCTGTGGCAGCAAGGCAGGGCATGATGCAGCCCCCCTCAGCGAGACGCAGACCCACGGGGAGCCGCCTGCTCCACAGGGATACCTGGCAAAGGGGACCCAGGCCACCCAGTCCCCAGAATCTTCTTcatctgctgcttcccaggagaGAGCAGGTGCTCCTCCTGCTCTATGCCTGGGACACCCAGAGAGTGAGATGCCCACAAACTGGAGGAGCCACTTCCACCCACTTCCTGCCCCATCGCCCAGAAGAGCTCCTTCAGCCATGGACCAtgctctcccagctctccctgcaAGGCACCCACcccacctgggccaccaccACGCCTCTGGTGAGgttttccctctgccttccccatCGTGGTGTCCTGCCTCTACActcacctggagaaggggaCACCACACAGGTGAGGATCTGCAACGCTGAGGCAGTGCCAGGTGCCTTTAAAATGAACCTGGTTTACTCCCAAGAGTACAAAAACCACACCCCAGTCAGAATCTGGAGCCacaggggcaggagcagcaccaAGGGAGGCAATGCCGACACTCTGGGCAGTCAGAAAGCTTGGCTGCCTCTAGAAGTAGCAGCAGTTTCTTCTTGGATGGCTCCAATTGCACTTCCCAAATGCCCATGCAAGCCCACagtactttttcctttcattaacaGTGGCCTCAAGGCCATTCTGATCATACTCCCTGGAAGCATCCTCAGGGCTGAATCCTGCCAGGAACAGGGGAAGAGAAGGTATTGCCAGCCCCAGGAAGGGAACAGTGGCTCCGTGCACCCATACCACTCCAGATCTGAGCCATTTTGAACGTGTTGTCTGCTTCGGCATAGGTGctgcagatcctcctagaagctagGCTGTAGCACATGGAGGCGATTAATGACAGCCAGCGAGGTGATTAATGGTCATAGTCAAGGACTATCGGTCAATGGCTCTACGTTCAGATGGAGGtccgtgacgagtggtgtccctcagaggtctgtaCTGCGACCGGTGCTGCTTAATATCTTCCTCACctcaatgatattgacagcaagactgagtgcaccctcagcaagtttgcagatgacaccaagctgaatggtgctgttgccacagtggaaggacaggatgtcatccagagggacccgcacaggctggagaagtgggcctgtgtgaacctcgtgaggtCCAACAAGGCCTAgggcaaagtcctacacctgggtcagggcaatccccaattccagtacacaatgggggctgacatgattgagagcagccctgcagagaaggacttgatgGTGCTGGTtgttgagaagctcaacatgagccagcaatgtgcgctcacagcccagaaggccgaccgcatcctgggctgcatcaaaagaagcgtggtcagcaggtcgagggaggtgattctgcccctctattcctctcttgcgagacctcatctggagtactgcgtccagttctggaatgctcaacataggaaggatatggaactgttggaatgggtccagaggagggctacaaagacgatcagagggctgaagcacctctgctatgaggacaggctgaaagagttggggttgttcagcctggagaagagaaagctccgagcccggaaagggctacaagaaagctggggagggactttttacaaaggcttgtagtggtaaGACGAGggccaatgggtataaactggagaggggcagttttagactagacagaaggaagaatttcttcactatgagagtagtgaggcactggaactggttgcccagggaagttgtggatgccccgtccctggaagtgttcaaggccaggctggatggggccttgggcaggctGATCTActcggaggtgtccctgcccattgcagggtggctggaactggatgatctttaggtcTTTCCCAACCCAAATCAGTTTATGATTCCTCAAGCCGGGAGGTGCAGAGCAAATGGGAAAATGCCCCCGGGAAGCTCAAATCCCATGTCTGAATGGGAAATCAAAACTACGTGCCTCCTGAAACCCATTCCCTAGCTCCTTGCACCTCTCTGGTGTCCCCACCCTCGCCTCCAAACTCCCTGGGATTCCCTCTGTAATCCCAAGGTCCCCTGAAACCTCTCATGGCCCTTCTTTGACCCCCACACCCCAACAGTGCCCACCTCTGCACCCCACCCCCCCGAAATCCCCCTCACCCCAAAGCCCTCCAGGAGCCCCCAGtaccccttctcctcccacacaGCATCCCCTGCTCACACCAAAGTCCACCTGGAGCCCCTTATGCATTCCTTCCCCCTATGCTGTACCCCCTCCTCAAATCCATCCTTCCAGTGCCCACTGTGCATTCCTTCCTCACCCCTAAAGCTCCCAAAACCCTCTAAAACCCCTTTTCTGTCTCCCTACACCCTCTCAGTGCTACCCATCACCCCCGatcccccctgcagcccctcacaCCCCTCTAGCACCCACTATGCACCCCCAAAGACCCACGTTCTCTTTCTCTCACCCCCTGCACTTCCTCACTGCCCCGCTCCCTCACCTGAAGCCCCTCAAGACACCCTTCCTCAcagcccttctctgctcctcctgcactGCCAAAGCCCTCTCAGTACTACCCCTACACTCCCTCAGGGTCTTCCCTCTACCACAAAGCTCCCAGGAGGTCCCAATGCTCCTTCTCCCCCCACATACACACTCTTCACCCCGACCCTCAAAAGACCCTCTCGCCCCTTCTCCGTTCCCCTGTACCCTCTCAGTGGTCCCTCTGCAACACAAAGCCTCCCAAGAAgccgccccccccaccccctttctGTGCCTCCTTCCATCTCCTCAGTGCCCTCCCCGCAAAAGAAATCCCCAGGAGCTTAGAAAACCTATTCTCTGAACCCTCTCGGTGCCCACCCCGACCCTCAAAACCGCCTTGGAACCTCTCAAACCCCTTCCCTGACGCCGTGCACCCCTCTGTCACCCAAAAACCTCcacagtgcccccccccccgcccccggatcttcctcctcagccccagcccctccatTGCCCCCTCTCACCCACAAAGCCCCCCAGAAGCTCCCCCGTCAATGCACCCCAAACCGCTACCGAGGCGCCACGCACCCCTTCTCTGACCGCCCGAAGCCCCCCAGAGGCCCCTCACGCCCCCGCTTCCCACCGCGTGGCCACAATcccccctcagtgccccctcccttccctccccgtCCCCGCGGAGCTCCCTGCCGCTGTCAGGATCCCCTGACGGCTGGCGCTCACCCGAAGAGAGCGCTGACGAAGAGCCGGGAGCCGCGCCCCCCTCGCTCCCGCTTCGCCTTCCGCCTTGTCccgggccggggccggggccggggccgcgcGGCCCCGCGTCACGTGACGCCGCTCAGCGCGCCCCACGTGACCCCGCCCGGAGACCCTCTCACGGCGCGACGACGCCTCACGTGACACCGGCCAGCGCCCCTTTCCCTTCAACCTCTTCCAAGGGACAGCAGTTCTGGAAAATTAATGCCGTGGCTTTGGACAGCGTCTGCTCCCAGAACTCACAACGCTCGATATTTATCCTTATTGCCAGAGAACAGAATGGATGGCATGCAGAGAGTCCCTCATTTGcgtatttctctctcttttagcCTTTCCTCATTCATTATTCTCTCATTACCATCCTTGGCTCATTAAAATTGATTTGGTTGTACTTTTTCACCCACCAGTCTCTGTCCCTCACTCGCTGTTTCCCTGGGCTATCCCACTGGCTACTAATTATGGAAGGCCAACTCTGTCCCACTGCATAATGCTGCTGGCTTGCAGATCTAACACTTCCAACCACCCAGTCCTGCTGCCACAGCTCATGATTACGGGTGGGAAAAAACCCGAGGGAAGGCTTCCAAGACATACGGACAGGGAGTAGGCATCACCAACTAAGCCTAGCAAAGGCGCTGTTCATGATGCATAGCATCAAGAGCAAGGACAGGAATTGCTCATTCCAAACCCAGATTTAAACAATTAAGCGGAAACAACGCTAGAACCCTCAGTCTTCTGCCTCTGATCTGTACCTGGAATGCTCCACGAGGCTCTAAatctacagcaaaaaaaaaggcttagtGGTGGTTTCCCACCAATTTCCTCCAAGAAAGAAGCTGAGGGTCTGGTGCACATCCAGAAGAGcagaatggagctgggaaggagctggagcagaaggGAAGGGGCGAAAGGAGCTGGAGGGGCTCGTCTGCAGTGAGGCGAAGGGGAACCGGCCATGCCTGGACTAAGCGTCTCCGTGTTTATCACAAAGGAAAGCCAGTGCCGGAGCAAAACCCTGAAGGGCATCACAAGGAGAAATCCCACTCTGGGCTTGTAGATCCTtgtggggaaggcaggagggagccGAGGCGTGCACGTATCTGTTGGCGCAAATGCCTCGCTTGGCTTCACTCTGGGAATATCCAGAGCAGCCAGAGCCTGGAGCGGAGGCCGGAGCCAGAGGAGAATGGCGTTCCCTGCGCTGCCGCCTCCGCAAGGTgactgcctgcagcagccccttcCGCGGGGTGCTTTTAGGGAAGCCCTGCCTGGGaagtgaggaaggagaaaccACCTGCAAATCCCCTTTGGCTGAGCACTGCCTTCCAGAGCCGGGATGCTGCGCATtgctctggctctgcagcactAAATGGGATGGCAATTTCCCACTCATTTCCCCAGTGCGGCCCTTTCCAACAGCACCAAATtccaaaagggaagaaaagcgAGGCTGAGGGGTTGCGGCTTTGCTTGGAAGCAGAGGGCAAGGGTTCCTTGAAGGAAGAGGCAGAGTCAGGGGCTTCGGGACTCGGAATCAGCACTGGGACCACAGGCTTGGTTAGCAGccagcgtgggcagcaggaggacgGAGGGGCTCATCCCGCTGATTCAGCCGTGGAGAGACGGCAGCTGAGATGCCGGGTTCAGtgttgggcccctcactcccaGAAAGACGCTGAATGGCTAGGGCACATCCGGAGAAGGGCagtggaggtgggaaggggctggaggagaagggaaagggctgagggagctggagggcTCGGTCTGCAGTGCAGGATGCAGAGGGGAGCCCTGACCGCACTGCGCAGCTGCGGGCAGGAGGTGTGAGCCAGGCGGGAGTTGGGTTTGACaaggaagaaggcagaaggTGAGAGGAGGTGTCCTCCAGAGGTGCCAGGGGacgtttagattggatattgggaaaaattccttcacagacAGGGTTGTCAGGCACGGGAAGGggcttcccagagaagtggtggaggcCCTGTCCCTTTTCTTTACAGGCACCgctgtaaagaaaaagatgcttttagGTTGGATGCAAGTGCAGCAACAACCTGGTGGCATTAAACACTCCCCAGGGCTCAACCTCCTTCCAGATAATAACGTTGCCTCATAAAATACGTTGTGATTCAATGAACACACACCTTCACAGTACAGAACATGCCATTTATTCCCAACAAATCTACCctaccccccaccccccgccccaGCCCTACCCCCAGTCCTCTACAAAGATCCAAAGAGGCTTTTAACACACAGAGGAAGACAGAGAGAATTCTGCTTTAATTCTTCTTGTAAACACATGCCCAACACAATGGCACCAAGTTTTTCCGGCATccctgtaaagaaaaagatgctgTTAGATTGGATTGAAGTGCAGGAACAACCTGGTGGCATTAACCCTCCCCGGGGCTCAACCTCTTCCCGGATACAAGGGAATGCAGGAAGCTGACCTCATTGCCGCTTGCGAGCCGGGCTGTCTCCGCTCTCGAAGGCCATCAGCAtcctgctttcttctgccttcgGCTCCGTTTTTGGGCGCTTCAGCGGCCAGCGGACCTTCCGGAGGTAATCCAGGTCCTCCTCCGGGCAATGACGCTTCATGTGGGCGTTGCGGCCATTTATCTTGGCAAACACCCTGGAAGTGGGAGGACAAAGAGGAATTAACTTTAATCCAAGAAACGCCATGAAACCCATCTCTTTTATTGCCATTTCCATGGCTTCTGTGGAGTGCAGTGCAAGAGATTCATCCCTTCGTCCTGCCATATCCGCAGGGAGGGATGGTTAAAAAAGTCACTTGTTTGCACTGGAAAGGGCTGGAAATTCCAAAGGGACGGGGGCGATCATCAAGCGGCCCTTGGCTCTGCTTCCCTCTTACCCCCAGCTGGCTTAGGAAGGGCAAATCTCCTTTAGCCCAAGCACAGAGCTGCCAGAAGGAAGATGAACTCTACCTTCCGCACTCTGGGCATGGAAAACCCTGCAGAGCGTCTCCGCTTCCCGCGTGAGATGGAGGCTGGCTGGCATCACTGGAGGGGGTGCCTGTGCTCTCTGTTGCTACTCGACGGCACTTCCCGGGGCTGGCGACAGCCTGAAAGACAGAGAGCCCAGATCAATTCCTCCTCCGAATCCTGAGCGGGAGTCGGAACCAGCCTGAGCCATCTCCGAGTGGCCCAGGCCAGCCGGATGCATTCCATCGCCCAGGAAAACCAAGCGGCCCAAGCTGGTGAACTCCTTCCGACTCTCAGCAGCCCAAATCTGCTTCAATTCAGCTGCGAGGAGGGAGGCAAACCCAGCCCTTGATGGGAAACCCAGCCTACTGAACAACGCCCCATGTGGAACAGCGCTTCCCTCCCCACATTGTGGACATCAGCTCCAAGGGGCCGAAATCCGAAGCACGGAAGCGACACAGCTACCCACTTTTTCCCACCAAAGCGATATTCCTGTGGCCACAGTTCCTGTTTAGTGGTGAGGGACGTTCCAGCAATGCCCATGCGGAGTCATGGCACCAGCAGTTCCCCTTAGAGAGTGCCGGGATGGGGCGGAATATCCCTGAGAATCGGCGGCACTAAGCTGAGCGCGTGCAGGGTGATTAGGAAGTGGTTGGGAATTCTCTTCTTTAGGCAGGGAGGGAGCCGGCACTTGGGAGCAGACACCGGCAGCACCATCAGCACACGGCCACGGTGCTAACGAGGAATGCGGATCTGTCATTCCAGAGTTACTGAAGCACACCGGTTCAGGCGCACCCACTGCCCCTTTCCCGGGGGGCAGTAGGGAAATGTTTTCCCAGTGGAGCGGCATCTAGCACAAATCCCCAGTGGTTTTCCCACCTTTTCCTTTGGGTGTTGCGGCTGATCCCTCTCTGCCTTGCGCCTCTGTGCTTTAGCTTTGGCACGGAGGCGGTCAAACACCAACTTCTTCTTCCAGGTGTAGTAATACTCCACACACTGGGCTACGGACTTGGTCTGCACCTGTTGGGGGAAACACGGTGGCAATCCATCGGGGATACACTGCAGTTCAACATCTCACACAAGTGAGCCATTCCACCCAGTTTAACTTCCCCCGTTCCCTCCAGGTAAGCCAGTAAAAGGTGCTGCGGGCACTCTTGATGGGCATAGTGATGACATGGGAGAGAGAACAAATCTTCCCATCCAGAAGAGGCTCTAAGGAAGGGTGGGAAGGGCAGCACACACACGGGTGGTCAGCATAACATTCCGTTGTCATTTTAACCTCTCTGGTGTTTTGTGTCGGAGACATTAATTCTCCAGTCAGCATTATGCCAACGATGTCTTGGGGCAGAGGCAGTTTTGGCTTGCAAACCGGTGTTTGCTCCTTAGAGACCCGCATGCCAGAGACCCCCAGCACCAAGCACGACTTGCAGGGCTAACGCTGTCACCGCTAGCAGTGTGAGATTTGCCCAGATCCAACAGCTTTACCTTCTTCTGGATGCGGTAGAAATCTTTCCGGCATCTGGAGAAAGCCATCCGGAACAGCCGCTCCTCCTCCGCTGTCCAGGTGTCCAAGCCTGGCAATAAAGAGGAAAGGATCAGCTCGCTCACAGGGCTACGGTTCCTCACGGACTGGGTTCTCTCCTGCGTTGGAAGGGAGTGACCCAGCACGTGCAGGATTTGGCCTGGTTTCCTGGGGCTTCTCCCGTTGGGAGCCACTGCTGGGCAGCGGCATGGAAAGCAGTGGCTGACCCCCAAGGATGGGGCACTTCCCATGGCAAAAACGGTCCGCATCCCTAAAAGCGGACTGCTTTGCTGCGGCTTCTCTAGCTGCGTAGAACACAGATGGTTTGCCGCCCGTTAAATGCTTCTGATAGGGATGCAGACAGGGAACTGCCGTATCCACCAGCATTGCAGGTGAAGGCACAGGCTCTATCCCAACTTACCTGTGTAATGATAATCCGCCAGGGGATGGGATTCCAGCTTCCCAGGCCCTCCGGAACACAGCAATTCCTTAGCGTGCTGCAAGATTTCAAGGGAAAAGGCTTAGATTCCAAAAGGAGCAAGGAGGGGAATACCTGCTTCCAGCTGTGGTGCTCCTTCAGCAGTTCCGGCTGGTCCATGCGCAGGAGCAGCGCTTTGGGATCACCTCATCCTGCTGAAGTCTAGGCAAGTACTTCCTCAGTCCGCTTAAGGCTGTAGAACCTAGGCAGATCCTTGGGGACTGAGCCGTGGCATGCCACTGCCAGCACCTCTGGGAGAAGACTCCTCTCTGCCGCAGTCACTTGCCACTCATTCTCACGGCAAAGGCCAAGCCCTCCACTCCATCCAAGTGTTGTTACAGAAGAGAGAATGCGCTCCACCGGGGCCAGGCTGGAGGTGTTTGCTCAGCACGGGGCGCCCAGGGACGCTGGACTTGCCAAGCGCGGGGCGTTTATCCAGACCTCGGCATTTCCCCAAACAGGGCAGCTCCTTCATTCCCAGCATTCCATAGCTGCCTGCTTACCAGGATGTTGCCCTGCGTTTGGTGCAGGCAGTGCAGTGCTAGCTCCGCGTTCCCTCTTCCCGCTGGCACTACACCAGAGCAGGCCGTGGTGAGCAGCTCGGTGACTacaaaggagagggaaagaacagGAAGTCAGGTTCTGCCAGGAAACGGTGGGAGAATGGCAGAGGGAAAGCGGAACGAGGCCACGGAGAGACTGGGGAGGACAGAGTGTGGCAGCAAAAAGCCCCGTCTGCCAGCTCTCCGGGagtccctctccctgccttaGGAAAAGCTTTGGGACTGACAACCCCAGGGACAAATCTGCCCTATTCCAGGGCCACtgcaggtgggatgggatggctCTGAATGTCCCCAGGGAGCTGATTGATTCCCCGCTCTTGCCCAAGGGAGCCCCCTTCCCTCTACAGCTGCCGGCTTGGATGGTGCTGAGGGAAAGACAGGAGAGAACCCCAAGGTGCCCGGAGGTGCTGCGGAAAGGTGGGAATGGGGAAGCCTTGCATCTGAGGGTGGCCTTGGGGAACAAAAAGCATTAAGGAAACCTCTGCGCTGTGTTTCCGGGTTGGATTCGATGTCCCCCCAGGGCTTCCACACCAGCGCTGCTCCCTCCTCATCGTTTTGCCAGTGAGGCCTGTCCCGCAGAGCCGGTAGCTCTGCCTGGAATTCAGCTCCGACGTTGACGCGTCTGGAGGAATAAGCGGAGGGGAGGAGGGCGACTTGGGATCAGCTGCACCGGGACAGGCACACGTGCTGGGAATGAGGGGCTATGCCATGGGCGCGGCTGGGCTGTCCCAAAGACGGCACAGGTAGAGCCCACAGTCCCCGGCCCGGCGTTACCAGCTCCCCTCTAGAGCCCCTTGCCAGCACTCACTGCGTCACCGTGCCATCCCAGGAATCGTCCTGTCCCAAATCCATGCTGAGAGCTGGCTTGGGCTCCATCAGCGCCTGAAGGGCTCGTGGGCTCTGCTCgcagcagcagcaagggcaGCGAGCTACCAGCCCCTCGACCGTTGAATGTTGTGTGGAGCCCGGTAGCCTGGCAACGCCGCCCTGTCAGCCCAGCTGGGCCCTGCCAGCAGGGTCCGGCCAGGATTCTACCGGCCGTTCAGGTGCCGCTTCATTCCGGCCCGCATGCGGCATCATCCCAACCCTGCCGTTCACCCCTCCGGTGATGCCAGGCAGCGGAAAACCAACCCCGCTAGCTGCTAACACTGCAGCTCCCTCATTGCCCGCTTCCCAAATCGCTCCCTTTTCCACTGGGAAGGTCGTGGACCATCCAGATATGCTTCCAGAGCCGCGCACGAGCACGTCTCGGAGTCAGCCATGCCGGAACAGAGCGGCTCAGCCTTTAATAGGTGGGAAATCCCACTCCGAGCTTGTAGATGCTtgtggggaaggcaggagggagccGAGGCGTGCACGTATCTGTTGGCGCAAATGCCTCGCTTGGCTTCACTCTGGGAATATCCAGAGCAGCCAGAGCCTGGAGCGGAGGCCGGAGCCAGAGGAGAATGGCGTTCCCTGCGCTGCCGCCTCCGCAAGGTgactgcctgcagcagccccttcCGCGGGGTGCTTTTAGGGAAGCCCTGCCTGGGaagtgaggaaggagaaaccACCTGCAAATCCCCTTTGGCTGAGCACTGCCTTCCCGAGCCGGGATGCTGCGCATtgctctggctctgcagcactAAATGGGATGGCAATTTCCCACTCATTTCCCCAGTGCGGCCCTTTCCAACAGCACCAAATtccaaaagggaagaaaagcgAGGCTGAGGGGTTGCGGCTTTGCTTGGAAGCAGAGGGCAAGGGCTCCTTGAAGGAAGAGGCAGAGTCAGGGGCTTCGGGACTCGGAATCAGCACTGGGACCACAGGCTTGGTTAGCAGccagcgtgggcagcaggaggacgGAGGGGCTCATCCCACTGGATTCAGCCGTGGAGAGACGGCGGCTGAGATGCCGGGTTCAGtgttgggcccctcactcccaGAAAGACGCTGAATGGCTAGGGCACATCCGGAGAAGGGCagtggaggtgggaaggggctggaggagaaaggaaagggctgagggagctggagggcTCGGTCTGCAGTGCAGGATGCAGAGGGGAGCCCTGACCGCACTGCGCAGCTGCGGGCAGGAGGTGTGAGCCAGGCGGGAGTTGGGTTCGGCTGACAAGGAAGAAGGCAGGAGGTG belongs to Cuculus canorus isolate bCucCan1 chromosome Z, bCucCan1.pri, whole genome shotgun sequence and includes:
- the LOC128850439 gene encoding zinc finger protein 541-like, which produces MAFSRCRKDFYRIQKKVQTKSVAQCVEYYYTWKKKLVFDRLRAKAKAQRRKAERDQPQHPKEKAVASPGKCRRVATESTGTPSSDASQPPSHAGSGDALQGFPCPECGRVFAKINGRNAHMKRHCPEEDLDYLRKVRWPLKRPKTEPKAEESRMLMAFESGDSPARKRQ